From the Lactuca sativa cultivar Salinas chromosome 9, Lsat_Salinas_v11, whole genome shotgun sequence genome, the window gcTAATCAGATCATATatttgggtggtggtggtggcggcagtGCAATCCATACTGATATGTCCCATCCTTTCGCACTTAAAGCAGCCAGAACAATCCACCCTACAAGCTCCATCGTGCATCTTGTTACACTTGCGGTAGCAACCCCAACCCTGCAGGCCCCTTGATCTCGAATCAAACAGCTTGGGCCTCTTTCCCAAACCCTCATAATCCTGATCCTTATTCGAATTCCTCTTCCTCTCTATCTccaagtcaatctccctctctttgGATCGTGCCACTATATCCTCCAATGTCCTACAATTGGATATACTCACAAACTGTGTGATATCGCTCCTAATCATATTGTGATACctctccttcttcatctcctcgtccgccacatactaaGGAACTAGAAATGCCCTATCTCGAAACATAGCGGTGATATATGACACTGTCTTAGTAGTCTAGCAAAGGTCCTAAAACTTCATCACCAACTGTTGGACCTCAATCACAAATGAAAACTCAACCTGAAACCTCGTTACAAAATCCTCCCAAGTCACCGACTCAACCGCATCTCCTCCCAAGGCCTGACCAACCTCCTCCTACCAATCTCGTGTTAtgtctttcagaagacaggatgcaagtCTAACATTTTCCCCCTCGAAACAACAACTAGTTCGGAAGGCATTCGTGACATCCATTAACCATCTCCTACTGGCAATCAGATCCTTCTTCCAGAAGAACTCGAGGGTTCCACATGCACGGAACTTTCGGATAGTCAAAGTGCGAGCTCCCACCATCGCTACCATCTCAGAACAGAAAGCACCCAagcgctcatccaaaatctccagaatACCCTACTTGACCGTACCGAAATCACAAGAGCCTGATCAAGAATACTATGGGTAATCTTTGCTGAAATGAAATCCCACATCTGTCATCCACAAACCCGGCCCCAGAGCCCGAACCATTACTAGAACCGCTACCAGAACGTCCTCGAGTGACCACCATACTTAAAtataggggtgtaagtgagctgagctactcgtgagctactagGGAGTGACtcattaaaagctcgactcgagatcgaattaaatgAGCCcgagcctaaatatgaggctcgtttattaaacgagctcgagtcgAGCTTCAGTTAGTAGgttcgcgagcctaaacgagcttatatatatatatatatatatatatatatatatatatatatatatatatatatgtgtgtgtgtgtgtgtgtgtgtgtgtataaagagagagaggctCGTTTAGGTTTGCGGGCTCACTAAACTGttcacgagccgagctcgagcttcattttaTGGTTTGAATCTAGCTCGAGCTTCTTCAaaattaaacgagccgagctcgagcttgatcaagctcgggctcggctcggctcgtttacacccctagttAAAATAAACCATATAAACTATCAGAATATACTTGAAGAATCCCATATTCTACAAGCTCCTTGGTATCATCGTGACTTTCGTTGACttaagtacagatcctctgcttccagtagtataggacATACTACGTTCCACATATATCTGTACTATCctcaagaatcacccaagttacTTCTCTATCAATCCAAAAAACCCTTATAAAAACAAAGCTCTCGGCATCGAATCAtctcctaggttttcctagagCCACCATCACACCACTCTCCGTTGtcagctgcagaaggaactcccCATAACACCCTATAACTTTCTTATGGTTACAATTACATGCATCACACTACAAcgattagactcaaacaagagctcataatagagttaaacctaaccttctacaATTATCTAATATcggtaatatgtaacttagcgtatTAACATACTAGTTAGTTGATGTTAAtgggaactcctaaaagcacaaagaaagcaacatttGAGCATTGAGTATTTGGAAacaaagcataacctaaacaggtcatcatatcactgactgattagtactagcatgcaagtctacaagctcatatagtAGGCAAATAAAggaatctctcctagcattctatcatgcaatcctgagCAGATACTTAGATCTaatctagcatgtgattcacatattctCAATTCCAAGTATCACacaaaacatgtatgggtattttgggaaaacttacttgagctcggtcgatttcATGCACCACAACCCTTTCATTCATTAGAAAcctttttagaaaaccatttctttttatgaaaaacttaccaaatcttcagtttgagttcagacacacctgagggTATGCTGGAATCCCTCAAatgaaggctctgataccaacttgtaacgtcccaaaaattcataaataaaaatttcatttttagattaTATAAAACCACAAACCATTCATTGTTTATAGCAAAAACATTATGTGAAAATCAAAGTATAACGAAAATCATCCAAAAATACATCGGAGTCGAcatgcggaaatcataggtgcaTAGGATACGATCAACTCGAGTCGTTCCCCTTGGAACCGGAAGTAACTAAAACATGTTAAACATAAACTgtaaccacaaagcttagtgagttccccaaaatacctcattcCATACAAatcatgcatacatacatacattggCCCCCACCCATCATCGGACCACGCCTAGTAGCGGGCCCCGTCcggtatacatacatacatagacaacacatgaaagagtcacaaagacaaataacatattgcaacataatccaatgggacgacattggtgccttcgacccacaagtaatgtaaggagactcacctcaatctacTGGAAAATCGGGTAAATGATCGGGTTGCTAATCCGGGAAATCTCCGCACTAAATACAATCAAATAAcatcctaattaataattagctCATAAACCATAACCGAGACTTTAAATCATAATTCTTGATTCCAAGgataaaatatcattttacccTTCCTCAAATGGACCAAACTAAGTAGCACTTAAAGCTCTAAAATGGCCCAAGTCCATAAGATATTCAAGGCCCAAAATCCTATAGCCCCAAAATGACCAAATATCAAAGGAAGCCCACAACTTAGTGTATGCCCCGCATATGCATGTTGACCTGGAAGTGGTCTGCTAACCCAGTACGCACAGTGTACTAAGGAGTATGCCTGTCATGTTGGCTAGAGTCCCAAAAGCCAACCTAgggtcttaatcccttaagacctttACGTCCAAACCTCAGATCTACTAAAAAATAAGGTCTTAAATCATAAATTTGACAAATTTACTTACTTACATGGCTAAAAAGGACCCAACACCAAACCCTAGGTCCAAAACTACATAAAAAAAAAGGCCAACAACTCAAGCATGGGTGAACTTCAACCCCAAAGATTCGATTTTTATGACTTCATAGACTCCTAAATGTCCAACAGGACAGCTCAAATGGTCTGGAGTAGTCCATACTCCAGAAGACCAAGGTTTTAGGACAAAAAGTACATAAACATGGACATAATGAAATCTAAAACAAAGAACTCAAAGGTGTGAACTTTATACTTTCTATAGATGCACAAGAAGGTGTAGAATTTGGATCTAAGGACTTAAATGCACCACTTTTCTTCAAGGAACTTCCTTCACCACCAAGAATCACCCAATAGCACTAAAAGGTCActaaaaagctcaagaacactcaaaagcgAGCTAGGGTTTCATAGGATATCTTCTAGGGTATGGAGGCTGGTGAGGGGGAAGGTCTTGGATCCATAATGATGATTAAAtggggtccaaaccctaaaacttagggtttgaCCCCGTACATCATATGCCTCGCGTAATagaagtacgccccgcatacgcacCCCCTCCCTAAGATTTACACTTTCGCCCCttgggaccaaatttgcaaactAATTTGATATCAATGGTCGAAATAAGAAATATCTAGCATTCGGGTGTTACATGGGTGGTTGTCGATGGTCGATGGTGATAGGTAGTAATGGGAGGTAGGTGGTGGTCGGTAGtcagtggtgatgggtggtgggttgTAGGTGGTGGAGAGTGGTGCGTGGGTGATGTTGGTTGGTAGgttttttagttgttgttttatttatagaaaattcttttatgattttaattaaataaacaaaaataatttgcccaaatttgtttttatgttttcaaatcCGATAATTATTCTCATTTTAACCTCTCTGTTGAGAACTTGAATATTCGTGAAAACCCAAAAACTTTTTCCAAACCCATATTTCTGATATTTTGTAACCAATCTTTATGGGCCTAAttcgttgaaaaaaaaaatcaagataaATGTCTTTTCCATAATGGtgcatacatgcaaatttctgaCATGCAGAGATGCACATCAAACATTtttatatatgcatattttttaaatacaatttttttggatttttttttcaaaaatgctTAAAAGCTAGCAACTAAGACCCCCAAAAAATTGGGAAAAAAATCACATAAAACATTTCTCAAGTTTACAAGAATCTTATCCTAACTTGTGTTCAACTTAAGTGAGCATTTCAAAATGGTCGGCGTGACGTCACCATGGTGAGCCTTTTAGGACACATTTTGGGGAGCATAATGGAGGTCTTTTTTCAATTATGACTTCTCTGATGTGTGTAAGTGAAGAATGTGAATACAAATCATAGTTTACACCTCAAAACATGTTAATTACTGAGGTTCACAGAGTTTGATTAATCTTTTTCATTAACAAAGTAAACTCCATTATTTCCCGAGCTGTAAACATGACCCATCTTGGTTCGCTTGGTCTCAAGATATCTTTTGTTGTGTTCTGTGATCAAAGTCATAATGGGAACTCTACCTGCAACTTCCAAACCGTAGCCTTTGAGCCCAATGTATTTAGTCGGATTATTCgtcatcagcttcatctttcttACACCAAGATCTCTTAAAATCTGCATATGGTTCAACCCAAATCAAGATTACAATCCAGTTGGATATTTCAAATATGGCGAGCCTACCTGTGCACCAATGCCATATTCCCTTGAATCAACGGGCAAACCGAGCTCCTCGTTGGCTTCCACAGTGTCACGCCCATCATCTTGGAggttataagcacgaagcttatggCCTAAACCGATGCCTCTGCCCTCATGACCTCTAAGGTATATCAATACACCCCTCCCAGCATCTTCAATTTGTTGCATTGAAAGTGCGAGTTGGTTCCCACAATCACATCTAGCGGAACCGAATATATCTCCCGTTAAGCATtctgagtgtaccctcacaagtATATCATCCCCATCCCCGATTTCACCCTGTTTCAACACGTAAAAAATCGCTCATCGATTTGTGGCAAGTTGGTTACACGGGACATGACAGACAAACATGAAAGTTTTATACTGTGTTTGGCGTGCATTAGACAAGGCGTGCATTAGACAAGGAATGAAACGGATGTCAATGGAACAAAATTTGCAATTTTTTTCTGCTCATCCAAAAAGGTGGGATAAAAAATCGCTTTTGACTACTTGTTTGTTGAAAAGACGTGAATGTCCTCCTTATATTTATCATCGAGAATAGCCCTAGAAAGTTTGTTTGGTCCCGTCTAATCTCAATCCTTGCAAAAACACAACTTTACGCTGTGTTTGTTACAAGAGATATGACCGAACAAAACGGGACTGGACAAACTTTTTATGGCATTTTTCGATGATGAGGATGAAGAGGGTATTCACGTCTTTTCAACAAACGAGTAATCGAAAGCAATTTTTTGTCCCACCTTTTGAATGAGACAAAAAAAATTGCTATTTTTATCCCATTAACATCAGCCTTGTAATCACAGTCCAATGCATGTCAAACACATCATAAAGACCTACCAATTTGGTTTTCAATCTAAGTTGACCGTAAAAGTCAAACAAAAGTTGCTCACCTTGACCATGGCGATATGTTCCATCCCGTCCAAGACTGACCTATAACAGTAAGCAACAAACGGTCCCCATGTAGTAGGGATCCGTGCAGCAGAAGCTTGTTCCACTAATTTATCGGTTTTCCTCCTATACCTACCGATTTaaacaaaatatcaaaaataccctttttttttcaaacatataTACAATTCCAAGATAACAAAACTCGAATCACCTACCTGATAAGATCAGCAATAGAAATGATCTTCAGGTTCTCTTTTTCGACAAATTTCCTAAGCTTTGGTAATCTAGCCATGGAACCATCATCATCCACCACCTCACATAAAACCGCCACAGGGTCAAACCCCGCTAGCATCGCTAAGTCAACCGAAGCTTCGGTGTGACCAGCTCTTTTCAAAACACCTCCTTCTCTGTATTTTAATGGAAATATATGACCTGGCCTATTGAAATCTTCTGGCTTTGACTCTTTTGAAGCTAGAGCTTTTATTGTTGTTGCCCTATCATGAGCAGATACCCCTGTGGTTGTACCATGTTTTGCATCCTATAAATCAGTATTACAAAAATTCTATCAAAACATATAACTCAAAAATATAGCTATAATTACGTAGATTTTTGAAATATGAATTATTGAACAAGATTACGTACCACTGAGACTGTGAATGCTGTGCAAAGCTTCTCTTCATTATGAGTTACCATTAAAGGAAGTTGCAATCTTTCAAGATCTTCGGCTTTCATGCTTACACAAACAATCCCAGTTCCATGCTTAACAAAGAAAGCCATAGCCTCGGGTGTAACACTTGATGCTGCCATTATTAGATCCCCTTCGT encodes:
- the LOC111899039 gene encoding bifunctional riboflavin biosynthesis protein RIBA 1, chloroplastic → MASINMASSSSQLLRSKMNPNFSSFNALYSLNPFSCNTHVTDAFLGKKLCSISKSDGSFKASPIGLWKTAVSLSSGIELQSDSIALGTLEAETIPSMNSFPHDADGYNLDFPTPGFSSIQEAIEDIRQGKMVVVVDDEDRENEGDLIMAASSVTPEAMAFFVKHGTGIVCVSMKAEDLERLQLPLMVTHNEEKLCTAFTVSVDAKHGTTTGVSAHDRATTIKALASKESKPEDFNRPGHIFPLKYREGGVLKRAGHTEASVDLAMLAGFDPVAVLCEVVDDDGSMARLPKLRKFVEKENLKIISIADLIRYRRKTDKLVEQASAARIPTTWGPFVAYCYRSVLDGMEHIAMVKGEIGDGDDILVRVHSECLTGDIFGSARCDCGNQLALSMQQIEDAGRGVLIYLRGHEGRGIGLGHKLRAYNLQDDGRDTVEANEELGLPVDSREYGIGAQILRDLGVRKMKLMTNNPTKYIGLKGYGLEVAGRVPIMTLITEHNKRYLETKRTKMGHVYSSGNNGVYFVNEKD